The window ttaATGTTCTAAAACTATATTCAAGTTATGGAACACATCATTTGTTGTAAATTGCATTTATGGATATGTGTTTGGCCTTCAACTTTGATCAAGTTTCAATGGTTATTCAAACTCTACTTTGAAACAACTAAATTTTGATATATTAAATCTCTTGGAAATGTCATAAGTTAGATGAACTAAGTCAAATTGAAAATTAATCGATGACAACGTTAATTAATGTAAGGATCGatcaaaattttttgtttaaatgaTTTATATGAAAATAAACCATGATTTTAAATGTTCAATTGGTTGATCACCACTTTTAAGTCATATATTCATGTTTAATTGGCTTTCCAAAGGATCAGTGACatattatgaaattattattGACTTTTTAGACAAGAAAAATCAATCTAACTAAAACCTTTGAGCTTAAATGAAGCTTGAAGGATAATTGGGAAGTTTGATGGCTTCTAATTTTGGGATGCATATGGAAGGTTTGGAAGCATATACACTATAACTCAACACCCAAATGAATGAAAATTGTCAAAATGGATAAGTCTAAGCACCACATGACCAATTTTCTTTCAAAGGAAAAATGTACATGACCCTTCTACTACCTGACCAAAATAATGAATATGTTGTAACATTTCCTTGGCTGATTCGTTTGACCTTCAAACCAATTCCATTTAGGCCTGACAaacgtgtcgtgttcgggttggcgtgtcgcgtgttggcgggtcaaaatatgtcaacccaaacacgacccatttaaatatacaggtcacgtgTTGGTGGGTCACGGGTTGGCgagtttggaacataaacccatatatgacccaccaacccatttatttatacgggttcacaagttggcgggttcgtgggtcagatttgaGTTCATGGGTCCGAATTTTAGATATTTaattcttaaacatccaaatgaaaactaaaaacattcatagaaacatgttacaaacTTAGCCTTGTAGGTTACGACTTATGACAttagaccatccaccacgagtcaTAATGTCGAAACattcaaatggtctatgaataaatgatatatattatgtaatacttattaaatattaatacttgatacataaatacatttaaaaataaaataatttttttattaacaatataaacgggttggcgggtcaactcgtttattttttgagaaacccatatatgacccgtttaataaacgggttggcgggttagcgggttggtgggttgaaaaactcaacccaaacccgtttatttcgtgtcgtgtcgcgtgTCGTGTCAAGAATTGCCGGCCCTAATTCCATTGATATCCAACCGTCTTAAATAGCTAATTTAAGTTAAAAAAAGGTTTGTTATGTGTTGAGTTTATTAGGAGCTCAATATAGCATGTAAGTGATGCATACAACTATTTTATACAGCTCTGGTTGGAGCCTAGTGGTTGATGTACAAAACTCTATATAAGAGGTCCAAAGTTGAAATCCTAACACGCCTAAAATATCGTTAATGTTTAGCAACTGACATTCCTTATGGGCCTTTATGTGGGTTGATGTTTAGTCTGTTCACATAACAACACAATTGTACTTTTGCTTTACATGAAGACACAACCTTCTCACATGCTTAACATTTGGCCTATTCATTATTTATGTGATGTATTGTTTGGTCATCCATGTTGGGTTATCAAGAGAGCCAAATTTAATGTTTTCTTGCACATTGATGATTATAATTTAAAGACATTACATGGATAGACCTATACTCGTACATCCAAATATCATATAGCATATATGGGCATGAGTTAGGATGATTTCTTTTGCCACATCTAGCTACCAACCTTATGATATTTCACTTATCAAAGTACAACTATAACCATTTTCCACAAAGTAAATTTTAAGCCAAATTTTAGGTGTAATGGCTCTTGAAAACTTCAAATGATTCATCAATATAAGCCATCACTACCAACACAATCCTTTAATCATTTAAACGTTTATAGTGCTTGGTTCAATTTCTCACACACTAAAAACCTTCAAAAAGTGAATAAACATGTAATTACACGTATTGCTCTTCTTTCGTAATGGTGTATTGCTTTTACCCAAAAGCTTTACAACAATTTAACATACATATGGTGATGAGATGCGAAAGGGGGAATGCCCTTTTAAAAAAGCTCGGAAAACATCGAGAGTTTTATAGTCGAAATTGGAAAAACCCACTAAGgagaaatttgtaataaattcaAAACCTAGGGCTTTTTATGTAAAAATCTCTTTGAATTatcatatttaaaaaaacaagagATTCAATTGCTACTAAAAGAAACAATTTTGTCTCCATACCTTCTGCTCACAACCACGCAGGAGAGAAGTCTAGTTCACGTGGTAGCGAAGACAACCCAAAAATGGCTTCATCGCTATCGTACGCTGCTTCCATTTCCAGACCACCTTCTTCACCTTCGCCAAATTTACGAACTCTCTTCCCTTCTGGTATCCGTTCGCGTGCCTCAAGCCCCATTTCTCACACCAATCGGTTAGTTCTCTACCACTACAGTGTACTCGCCTCTGCGTGCGTTTTCATTTAGTGTTGATTTCATTCGAATTCACCTCAAATTTGGCGTAATTGAACCGAACTTTGATGCTTTCTATGAAAAACAATAATGGGTTTTCTAGGGTTCTAATTAATCAGCTAACACTCTAGATTGTATGGGGGACATGTACCCGAAAACAGTAATTGTAACGTTTGATGTATTTAGGTTAGTTAATTCCACTTTAGATAAGGCCAAATTTTATCTCAATTTGTTTCTTATAGCGTTATAGGTGTTTCCATTGGCTGATTTCAtcataagtgtgtgtgtgtgttgaattTACTGTAATCCAGCGAAATATGGTGTAATTTACCTAAATCACAAACCTTACATTGAAAAAGTTATCGAATTTTGTAAATTTTTTCTTGAATTTAGTGATAAGATCATAGAATTTCTTGTTTTGAGTAAACTTTAATAGTATGACTAATCATAATCTATTGTTTAGATGTGAATGTTGGTGTGATTTGATTACATTGACTAATAAGTTGACTTTTCTTGCAGCTTTTTGAGGTTTGGTGTCAAATGCAGTTATGCTGATGCAGGTATAAAGGACACCAATTCCAGGACAATAGATGTTGAAGCAGATATTAAAGCTGAGAgggtaaaaattaaaacatgcaAATTAAGTAATCTTAAAATGTAAATCTCATTaatgctttttatttttatttttacttttatttatttatcagatTGTGGTGTTGGGAGGCAGTGGTTTTGTTGGTTCAGCTATATGCAAGGCTGCGGTATCCAGGGGTATAGAAGTCATAAGCTTAAGCAGGTTTGTTGATTACacgaaatagcaatgtacttttatttatttgtttattaaagtaatatttcatttaaattttaaaccaattaatttatttcattagtTTTAGTGTAGTTAAAATAGTGTAATAACATAAAATTCATGATAaaattttgatgttttatgattttaagtttttttttgtttaaatttctTTGTCAGGTCAGGAAGGCCAACTTCCTTGAACTCATGGGAGGATCAAGTGACTTGGATTACGGGTATAAatcaaatacctaaaatacccctcAATCTTTGACTATAAAATCAAATACCTCATAtagtaaaaaactaaaaataaaatacccTTCAATAGTGCTCACTCTCACTTTCTGTTTcacttgataaaaaaaatttgacTTTAAagcaaatacctaaaatacccctcAATAGTACTCCTTTCATTTGTTTAATTTGACACGTAGtttgaaataattattttttactagataaaatacctaaaatacccctcAATAGGACTCCTTCCATTTGTTAATTTGACACGTAGtttgaaataattattttttactaatacctaaaatacccctcAATAGTACTAACGTGTGCTTAACTTGACGCGTAGTTTGATGAAAATCTTTGACTAAatcaaatacctaaaatacccttccTCCGTTAGTTTGACTCGACAcatagtttaataaaaaaaaatgtcttaTATACCTGAAATACCCTCAACAGTCTCTGTTTGTTTGTTTGACTTGTCACATAGTTGAATAAGAATCTTTGACTatagttccctaaaatacccttCAACAGTACCCTTTCCATCTTAGTTTAATAATAATCACTATAGATAAAATACCTAAAACACCCCTCAATAGTACCAACATGTGCTTAACTTGACACGTAGTTTGATAAAAATCTTTGACTAAatcaaatacctaaaataccctccCACCGTTAGTTTGACTTGACCCTtagtttgttaaaaaaaaatcttaaatacCGAAAATACCCTCAATAGTCTGTTTTGACTTGTCACATAGTTTAATAAGAATCTCTAATCCCTAAAATACCCGTCAATAGTACCACCCCCTCCGTCTTAGTTCAATAAAACACTTTTGACTATCAatcaaatacccaaaatacccctcaaGAGTCAAGTGTACTCCTTGAATTCCATCCTTTTAttgattttaaattttctttGTAGGAGATGTTTTCTATGTAAATTGGGATGAAGTACTTCCTGGTGCTACAGCAGTGATTTCAACCCTTGGAGGATTCGGTAGTGAAGAACAAATGCAAAGAATTAATGGTGAAGCAAATATCATTTCAGTAACTGCAGCCAAAGAATATGGTAACTTACtttttactttttactttttactttttactttttACTTTCTACTTTTTACtactattttaaatttaaaataaaattacagGGATTCCAAAGTTCATCTTGATCTCAGTGCATGACTACAACATACCGTCGTTTTTACTCACGTCTGGATACTTCACGGGAAAGCGGAAAGCCGAATCTGAAGTCCTCTCAAAATACCCGAGTTCCGGTAAATACAAAATGACTGTTTTGCCCCTAAAgattttgatttgatttgatATTAAGTTATTTATGCAGGTGTGATATTAAGACCTGGATTTATATATGGGAAAAGGAAAGTTGGGAATTATGAAATCCCATTGGATTTGATAGGGGAGCCAGTTGAAAGACTTCTGAATGCCACTGCGAGTTTTACTAAACCTCTGAATTCTTTGCCTGCTTCTGATTTGATTTTGGCGCCTCCTGTTAGTGTTGATGACGTGGCACTTGCTGCTGTAAATGCAGCCAAAGATGATGATTGTTTTGGTGTCTTTACAATCAATCAAATTAAAGAAGCTGCTTCTGGTGCTAAAGTGTGAGTGAGTTTGTGTGTATGAATATTTATAGATTATATATAGTACGTAtggtatatataataataataatactagtaATATATATACATAGAAATGTATTTATTTATCATGTTGCAATATGTTGTATGAAGTTTTTAACTAACGAGGTATGCAATATAAAGTTGTGTTATGAAGATGAATGGCCTAAGATTGGATcaaatattaattttattatttgaatCCTTTTGGTACAATATTTTCACAATTATTGTAATTTCACTCgtcttttataaagattttgcATTCCGTTTGTAAGTTTATAATAATTAATATAAGAAATAATACTTTTTGTATCTTTTATAATTTAACATAAACaaccattttattttatttaaaacattgtcttttatattttttttctttgtaaaattataataaacataaaaagttaaaagaattcatttaaaaaaaaaacaaaaaacacataTGTTTTATCTCATAACTTAAAACTTTAACATTCCAAATACATCACCTTTCTCTAAATAACTACATAACTATCAAACACGTTGAATATATGATGCCACTATCTTTCACAAAACTGCATCATCATTTCTTTAAAGCAGCTTGCTCTGAGAGATACCTACATTTTTAGGTGGTTAGAAGTTTCTTTATAAAgaacttaataaaaaaaattcatggaATGAACTTAATACAAAAAgaacaacttttatatttttcaaacaTAAGTTATCTAGACAACAAGTTCTTACTTTCCAGTATAGAAGCCTGCAGAAAACCAAGCATTCAAGACAGCTGAAAGATctgtttcttcacttttctttcccTCTACAATTCATACACAAATCATGATATCTTTTTACATCATTAACATTCACTGAAAAGTAAAAACCATACATACTACTAACCTTTATCTCCTGTGTTAAATGTCTGAATAACTTTGTCAATAGCTCCCATTGCTGCTTTAATAACACCATCATCTTCATTACATGAAACTTTAGTTGAACATGGACATACATAGGGTTGACAAGAGCATGCAGGAGGACCAGAAGGTTGGGGTGGTTGATCTTGAGAATCATAAACACCACCATAACCATAGCTTTGATAATCCCAATTGCCATATTGATAAAGTTGCCCTAAAAGTTTTTGCCTTTGTTCCTCAACAGCATTATATTGGTTGAGTAACACGTTATAATCTTCTGCAGTTTGTGCATTTTGTGCATCAACATAAGTAGATTCTGTATCTTGAACTTGATTACTATTTGGCATGTTTGTGGTGTTATCTTCTGTTTCCACACATGCACTATGCCATAGTAAACAATGGTCACTTCAGATGAGCTTCAGGAGAGATACAAGCATTTGATACACAAGAACATAGACATACCTTTTAGCTTCGTTGCTTCCATTGAAGATGATTGATTCACTTTCTTCTTTACATATTGTGATTTTTTCTTCATCAGGCGTACTAATGGTGCCTCCTTTTCCATGCATTATCTGAGCATATGGCAGTTAACATGTTTAATTTATGAGTTTCAGCCATTTGAAAGTAGCAAGGGGTCATGGAAAGGACAAATGAAATGTCTCAATAAACGAACAGAGTCATACTTTCACTAAATCAACACTCGTAGCAAACAAATACCATTTATATGATATATAAATGAACAATATACTGCAGGTATGACGCAAAACCTAGTTTTTTCTTTATAGCAAAATCAGCAAATTCAAACGAGTTTAAAGGAATTTAAGCAGATCcaagtaatttaaaaaaaaaaaaaaaactaggtcGTTTTCCTGCCATATTAGTAAGTCTTTAACCTCATAAGCTTCTAGTTCTTACTGTCTAGAGTGATGCTAGTTTCAAAAAGAAGTCATTTGCCATAGATGCGTTTCAAGGTTTTTGAAAGGAAATAGAGAAAGAAAGACCTTATACTTGGAGATAGCGTCATCTAGGGCTTTGACGAGAGCAGAATCGTCCCGGAGTTCGCCATATTTCGCCATTGATTTCTGCAACTGCAAGTGTGGTGTATTGTAGGCGTTTCTGGTCGCTTGAAAGTCTTATACAGGGAGAATTCAGGGATGCAAAGAGTTCTTTCTCTTTCAGGTTTTGATTTTAATTATTTGTGACAAAATTGAAAGAAATGGTTTGCTTggttaaattttagggttttagtacaAATTTTTTTGATAGTGTACCAATAGTCAAAAATTAGATcatttcatttgttttggttcCCCACACCAAGAGCACCCACCGGTTCATGTTCAATGTCTTGCAAAAAAAAACGTCAGCAATGCCAACTCAACATAATTCATTAGTTTTTGGAAAAAGATATTTGTGGCCTATCTAAAAATAGTTGGTTCTAGTATTTTAAATATAATTGTTGTATTAAAATAGTAATATAAAATTACTTACGATACTTGCAAGTCTCacaaatataaacataacaaATCTAAGTGACATTAAAAACTAGCTTATTGACATTGCAATTGCTTTTTGAAAGACCCGATATGGAGGGTCTAACATTCGTCCAAATGTGTCGTGACCTATAAAAAGAGAATTTGCAAGGTGATGAAAGTGATGTCCAAAGCTCCAAGACCATTCGCTCCTACAACATCAAAATTACTTCAAAGAAACAGGGAAGCTTCAAACGGTATAAAGCTAGATGGAATGAGACTACAAAGTATGAAATTTAGGGTCCTTAGCATGACCAACATGTGGTTGACATGAAAGAGATGTCATATACATGCATAAGGTGAGAGTTGTTTGAATGAGATTCCATACAAACATGCAATAGCTACACTACATGAAATCGGTGATAGTGGAAAGAAAGAAAGTTGAGGAGCTTTACATTTATCTGAGCAATTAAGGATTCTATCTACACCATGGTTGAAAACCATTTAAGGTGGTCAAAACCActattaatcaaatcacatacgaaaaatattaaaaaattataataatcatATCTTACTAATGATAAATTGATAATGTCCCAATATATGTGGTGgcaaatttcctttttttttcactcGACACAATTAAgattttctattttcatttttttgtttaaactaattaattttatataattgtttataattataaaattttagttTCTAACATTTATTTTGTATATTTGTTTTTATCGATGTTATAAtctttaaattaaattttttagACAAAACTGTAAAAATGGTCCCTACATTTTTTCAGATGTTTAGTTTAAACCTTGATTTTTTTGGCTTCGTGGTCCTTCTGAGCTAGTTTGTTGTGAATTTGATCACCCCGTAAACTGAAATGACTGTTATatccttttcatttttctttgattttttaaaatataatatttatttatttattttagggaaATCTCCTTAAAAGTCTCAATATTTGGGGAAATTTTTTAATAAAGTctaaattttattttctgaacagaAAATTCCTGACTTTTTGTATGAGCCAGATAACCAGAAGGCGACACGTGTTGTGATCTGGCACCACACCTTCTTTCCCACGGCTTGCCACCAGATGCTGACATGCGgcacattacgcccaacgtaatgtttAAGTAAGCCCCGCATACTAACCATttccaacctataaatagaagtcgaaATTCACTCCATTCTTCACTAGAAATGCACAAACAGCCGATCTGATCCGGTTTAATGACGTCGAACAGAAATCAGTTTCATCAAAAATTCGATCCGATTTCAACCCGGTTTTCCCTTCTGCGATTCCGAATCATCCGATccaaaatttacaaaaaaaattaaaaaaaaacatttttaggcGTGATTTGGCGCCAGTGTTAAGCCTCAAGCTTTTTCGAGCCTTGATGAGCCATGTCGTTTGTAATGCGTGACTTAAGGCTACGATTttgtatataaataatatatatatatatatatatatatatatatatatatatatatatatatatatatatatatatatatatatattctactattattcatttttatataccTATATGACTTAAGCGGCATTTGATCAAAACTCGGTAGCAAGTACAAGCTTTGAAACCATAATGAGCTTTTtaaaaccttatatatatatatatatatatatatatatatatatatatatatatatatatatatatattaaactaaaGTAAGTTTTCAAAATGCAAAAGGATATAAATTGAAAATACGTTTTAAATAGAAGGGGTAAAGATGTAAAAATTGTTTAATGTTTGATTAAGTGATTGTTTGATGGGATTTGATCTCAGTTATACGATTTCGTTAACAATAATGTAAATAATAATAAGTATCATTTCAGTTTGGGTTTTTAAGCAAAAAAGTGGTTTTGACTTTTAGAATTTGTGGTTTTTGACCCAAATTCTAGGTGTGAATACCAACACCCGTGAGCAAAGTGTATTGGCTTGAAACTTCGAAGGAAGTTTACTCTTatacaatggaccccataaatGGTAAAACCATGTGGCCAAAAAGTACATCTCCAATGAAATCAACACCACCACCGCAACACACTCAATCGGGGAGACCAAAGACGAAGAGAAAGCGCATTACATATGAAAGGAATGAAAGGACAAAAACACCCCCAACATGCTACTGATCTGGTAGTTTCTACCAACATGGAAGGACAAAAACACCCCAAACATGGAAGGacaaaaacacccccaaaattaACTCGTTGTCTATTTTGTTGTTAGAAACCCTCATATGGAAGGACAAAAGCACCCCTAACATGCTATTCATCTGGAAGTTTCTAATAACAAAATAGATGCCAAGTTGATTTAAGGATCCGGTGGGTAACAAATTTAAGTTTTGAGGAtagtccgagttaaaaaaaaaactttttagtaAGAACAAGCTTGGAAATAACCTTAACCACaagaataaaatattaaaactgCAATTTTCGAACAAACATAGGGACCATAATTGATACAACAACTAAAAATATACAAACTTGCAAGATAAAAGTATTTGTAACCAAAAATGAAACTTATGAACGAACTTAGGGACCTaaattgtaatttactctaaaaatctATAGACGGTGAACCATAACCCAATTTCTTGTTCGACTGCCGGAGCTTGTTCCCCCGGCACCTCAACATCCGATCTGCACCATGAAACTCTCCTTCTCTCTTTCCTCATCAAAGAATTCATCAAAACCCTCAAAATCCTCATTCAGTTCTTCACGAGATCACGATGATCAATCTCCGGAAAAGGAATTCCTCACAGAGTTCGATTCATCCATAACCCTAGCCGATTCCATTTCCAAAAGAACTATCGTTATTCCCCCAATTCCCAACGAATGGAACCCGCAAAAGCAAACGACGAACATCGATATACCCATCAAATCCAACGACCCAAATCTTGAGTTCGAAGTAGACACCAACTCTGCTGAAGAACCCATCGACTCCAACATCTCCTATGGTCTCAATCTCCGTACGAAGAAAGCTTCCCGTTCTGATAAGGACCCGGAAGTTGATCGGTCGGAATCATTGTCGTCGATTAATCGTTTGATGTTGATGAAACTGAGAAGTGATTTGAAGAGTTTGCCGGATGATAGAGGATTAGATGAGTTCGATGATGTTTCAGTTGAAGAGTTTGCACCTGCATTGTTGAAAGGATATGGATGGTATGAAGGGAGAGGGATTGGGAAGAATGCAAAAGAAGACGTTAAGGTGTTTCAGTTTACAAAAATGACTGCAAAACAAGGGTTAGGGTTTGTTAACAATGGAGGAAAAGGTACTTGAGTTAGATCAACTAAAGATTACATATGGTTAATAGAAATGTATATGCATTAAGATTTTCCTTATGATTTTGTCTGAATTTTTGCATTTGATACACGTATTAGTTTGAAGTTTGAACTTTGAATTACTCCATTGTTTTCCCCAAAAAGATGGCTTAACTTAAGCTTAAATGTCTATGGATTTGAGGGAGATATTTGATCTTCTTCCATGACTTACAAGCATCAATAGGATGTTGGGATGTTCATGATTATAGTGTTGCCTTGTTGGTGATTACTGGTCTTAGAATCAGTGACACTAATTCAAATCCATCTTGTTAATTTCTTTGAACAAAATCCAATTGAATCTTTAGAATTGGGTTTAGGGTGGATGTCCCAACCCACTTCATATCATATGAGTTATGTTAATTTCTCTTTTTCATGTTGCCTAACCCAAAACACAAGGAAACCTCTTTTCCAAACATATTTAATTtgtaattttaaaataaacacaAACTTATACAAATCATACAAAACTAATtcacaaaatattaaaaaacatacaaaactaATTCACAAACTAACTAAAAgcatacaatttttttttggtataattaTAGAAGCATAATATACAAGTGGTCATTACACGGTTAGAGAAGTCGCATACCAATGTATCACTCCCAACCCGCTTATAAGGAAATAGTGTCTTGGAAATATCGACGGTACATCCTTTTTTTTTGTCTTGATTCCGTCCTACCCTAAGTAGTTATCGCAGTCGAAATTTTAATAGCAGTCACATACCGCTATTTGAAATCGCGGTTATCGCAGTGGTATATCAGTAATATAGCGGTTTTttaatattatgtataatttatattatatatttatacaaaatttaTAAATTAGATTATTAATACTATACagaattaatatcataaaaaatcatataaaacataacataatctatatataatattctaatatagtaatatggaaactaaAAATTGTCAAAATATCATCGCAACTCAAGTCGTTCGTGGTTCCTAAGTACTGAAACAGACGAAAAAAGGAAGTTGTCATTTTTTGCTTTGTAGTttgtaattagttatatttattttttggacTTATTAAGACAAAAAGTGTAGTGAactagttaaaaaaataaagatttaatatTGAAATAATACATAATCGtttttttctttgtcaaagtAGCCCAATATGTACGAAATTGTAAAAGTGGGTGTAGCGTCGTTATAGCGCTGATGAGGTTCGCGGTAAATAGCGCCGCTAATAGCGCCACCGCTATTCGTAAACACTATTTCAAAATAACGGTTTAGTAACACCGCAAAACGCTACAGCGCTGCTATAGCACCGCTATAGCGCGCTATTGATAGCATAGGTCCTACCTTAAAAGAAAGGGAAATCTCtagaaaagtcctaaaattttagtccaatttatgaaa of the Lactuca sativa cultivar Salinas chromosome 6, Lsat_Salinas_v11, whole genome shotgun sequence genome contains:
- the LOC111918125 gene encoding uncharacterized protein At1g32220, chloroplastic produces the protein MASSLSYAASISRPPSSPSPNLRTLFPSGIRSRASSPISHTNRFLRFGVKCSYADAGIKDTNSRTIDVEADIKAERIVVLGGSGFVGSAICKAAVSRGIEVISLSRSGRPTSLNSWEDQVTWITGDVFYVNWDEVLPGATAVISTLGGFGSEEQMQRINGEANIISVTAAKEYGIPKFILISVHDYNIPSFLLTSGYFTGKRKAESEVLSKYPSSGVILRPGFIYGKRKVGNYEIPLDLIGEPVERLLNATASFTKPLNSLPASDLILAPPVSVDDVALAAVNAAKDDDCFGVFTINQIKEAASGAKV
- the LOC111918126 gene encoding uncharacterized protein LOC111918126 isoform X1 — protein: MAKYGELRDDSALVKALDDAISKYKIMHGKGGTISTPDEEKITICKEESESIIFNGSNEAKSACVETEDNTTNMPNSNQVQDTESTYVDAQNAQTAEDYNVLLNQYNAVEEQRQKLLGQLYQYGNWDYQSYGYGGVYDSQDQPPQPSGPPACSCQPYVCPCSTKVSCNEDDGVIKAAMGAIDKVIQTFNTGDKEGKKSEETDLSAVLNAWFSAGFYTGKASCFKEMMMQFCER
- the LOC111918126 gene encoding uncharacterized protein LOC111918126 isoform X2; this translates as MAKYGELRDDSALVKALDDAISKYKIMHGKGGTISTPDEEKITICKEESESIIFNGSNEAKSACVETEDNTTNMPNSNQVQDTESTYVDAQNAQTAEDYNVLLNQYNAVEEQRQKLLGQLYQYGNWDYQSYGYGGVYDSQDQPPQPSGPPACSCQPYVCPCSTKVSCNEDDGVIKAAMGAIDKVIQTFNTGDKEGKKSEETDLSAVLNAWFSAGFYTGKYLSEQAALKK
- the LOC111918147 gene encoding protein MOS2, translated to MKLSFSLSSSKNSSKPSKSSFSSSRDHDDQSPEKEFLTEFDSSITLADSISKRTIVIPPIPNEWNPQKQTTNIDIPIKSNDPNLEFEVDTNSAEEPIDSNISYGLNLRTKKASRSDKDPEVDRSESLSSINRLMLMKLRSDLKSLPDDRGLDEFDDVSVEEFAPALLKGYGWYEGRGIGKNAKEDVKVFQFTKMTAKQGLGFVNNGGKGT